In Thermodesulfobacteriota bacterium, the following proteins share a genomic window:
- a CDS encoding peptidylprolyl isomerase — protein MAATRVQIETRLGTIELRLFPDKAPNHVDNFIQLAQKGFYDGTTFHRVIPGFMIQGGDPNTREADRSRHGLGGPGYNLKAEFNDRPHKRGTLSMARTGDPDGAGSQFFICAAPAPSLDRQYTVFGEVVSGLEVVDKIVSQPRDPRDNPKERIEMKVRVVAPK, from the coding sequence ATGGCTGCCACCCGGGTGCAGATCGAGACCAGGCTCGGGACCATCGAGCTGCGCCTCTTCCCGGACAAAGCCCCCAACCATGTGGACAACTTCATCCAGCTGGCCCAGAAAGGCTTCTACGACGGCACCACCTTCCACCGGGTCATCCCCGGCTTCATGATCCAGGGCGGGGATCCCAACACCAGGGAGGCGGATCGCTCCCGGCACGGCCTGGGCGGTCCGGGCTACAACCTCAAAGCCGAGTTCAACGACCGGCCCCACAAGCGCGGCACCCTGTCCATGGCCCGCACCGGGGATCCGGACGGCGCTGGCTCCCAGTTCTTCATCTGTGCCGCCCCTGCTCCGTCCCTGGATCGCCAGTACACGGTGTTCGGCGAGGTGGTCTCGGGCCTGGAGGTGGTGGACAAGATCGTCAGCCAGCCCCGGGATCCCCGGGACAATCCCAAGGAGCGCATCGAGATGAAGGTGCG